In Neptuniibacter halophilus, the genomic stretch CATCGGCGCGGCCATGCTGGCCAGTTACGGCATCCTGTTTCTCGGTGAATCCGCAGCACTGCTGCGGATCAGCTGTATCTTTCTGATTATTGCCGGTGTGGCGGGGCTTAAGTATTTTGCTTAGAGGGTAATAGCTATTCTATTGATGGAGAGGTTCTTAGTGATTCGTTATGGACGTGCTCAGTCTTTGTCGAACGACAATGTGCCAATAGCAGACTTGCCTGAGCTGGAGCAGTGCTTTTTGTAGACAGACTTAAATACCTTTTCTGGGGTGATTAGCGTTTAATCGAGGTTATGCCGCAGAGTGAGGTCTTATTTTTCGATTCCGCTTTCGCCTTGCTGGCGAGTCAGGGTATTTGGGCGTCCAAATACCCTGACAACCCAAAACCGCCCAAAACCGCCCCTGCTGTTTGGTTGGCTGCGCCAACTTCCCTGCGCGTTTCAGTTTTCAAATGGCGCTGTGACAAGCTTTGCTTGAACAGCTTCAGCTGGCCCGGAGGGCCGACACACAGTGTCGGTAAACTCGGTCGCAAGCGACCTCAAACAGTGCTCGCGCTTTTTCATTTGAAATCTGAAATGCTCGGCTGCACAGAAGGGGAATGGGGTGCCACTTTCACCTCAGTGCCAGTTGATTCGGTAATCCTTCCACGATCCGGGGCCAGTAAATGCAGCCATTTCAATGCTCACCGTCAGCTTATACGCTGTAGCAATCAATCCGCGAGGGCGATATAGTTCAAGGCGGTGGGTAACTGGAGTACCCGAATAAAAGTCTGTGATTTCGATCACCCTGCAAAGTGCAGGTAGTTCAGGCGGATAAATCAGGATGATGACCACACTCCTAAATTCTTTTCCTTTCTTTTGCCGTCCGTGCTCTCGCCATGTGATCGATTTGATCCAGATACTTCCGTTCTTCGGTAAATAAAAATTACCCACCCTTGGATAAAAAAACTGGAAGCTTGCAGGGCCCGATTATTAAAATCTTATAAGTCTTAATCAGCATGGAGCACAAAATGACAGAATCATGTATTTGCGGTGACAAAGCTGAAGTCGGTGCAACAGTCGAATTTCAATGTAAGACCTGTGAAAATGTTATAGAGAAATTTACTGTTAAGAAACCACTTAAAGCAGCTGGTATAGCCGCCATACTAGCTTATGGTGGAAGTCAATTTATAGACTACGCAATCACCGATAATCGTTATCCGTTGGCCGTCGAATATGCAGTTTTGGAAGCGTGCTCTAGCTCATATGAGGAACCATTATCGTATAGCAGTTATGGCTCTAAGAAGAAACTGTGTCTTTGTGCCCTAGAAGACACGATGAACGAAATTTCGTATATACGTTATAAGATAAATGAAGAAGGTTTTTTGAAAGCCTTTGAGCAGAATGCAAAGTCATGTAAGTAGCTTGGGCAAGCCCAAGCTACTTTTGGGTTAATCCTCCAAATAATCGTCGTTGTTTGGATTATGGGCATCGGCCCAGTCATCCATATCCGCATCATTATTCGGATTGTTGATGTCTGACCAAAGATCTAACTCATCATCAGACATTGTAGAGGTATCAGGCATAAATCCTCCTATTTACTTTTTGGTGGATTGTTGCCTCGACCACCACCAGACGGATTGCCGGTTTTACTTGGCCCATTAGGCGGTGGTGTTGATCCCGATTGACTTGCTGCGGATTGCGCTCTTGCGGCAAATGATCCTTTAGGGACAGCTCCACCGTTTGCTTTTGCTGTAGCTGACTGAATTCGAGCAGCAGCGGCTTTTGACATTGAGTTTTTAGACATAATTTACTCCAATTGAATTTAAAATTACTGTCCCCGCTGGGACAGCAAATTAAAGGTAACAGAGGTATAAGAGACAAATGGGGACAGCGGAGCTTCAGGAAGAGATTAAAAGGGTGCTAGGTAAGTTAAAGTGGTCGCAAAAAAGGCTTGGCCGTGAATTTTATTATGCAAAACATGATGACGATGACTCTGTTGAAATTAGTCGTTATGAAGAAAAGGCGAAAAAAGACCTTTCACGACAAAGTACAAGGCCTGAGGTGTTGCAATCCTATCTAGATCTCATTGTGCAGCATAATGAATTTAAGAAACTTGATATTATTGTCCCTATATACCGAAGAAGTGATGTACTAAGTGAAGGCATGGAGCGTGGTATGGTAAAAATATCAAAGCTTATTAGCGAGCTAGCTTCTGAGTAAGCGACTTATTAACAAGGCGCTGTTGCCGGGCAGTTTTTCCGCTGCGCTTCAAGTTTGCCGCAGAGCTAGGCGTTCAAATTTTAAGGGAGTACTATGCCATACCCAATTGAAAGAAAGCTGGTTGTAGCGGTATCCTCAAGCGCCTTATTTAATTTGTCTGAGTCACATTCGGTTTTTGTCGAGCAAGGGCCGAATGCTTATAAGAAATTTCAAGAAGAGAATCTGGATAAGGTGCTTGAAAAAGGCGTTGCCTTTCCTTTTATTAAGAAGTTCTTGAAAATTAATCAGCGTTTTCCTGAAAAACTACCAGTCGAAGTAGTGTTATTGTCAAGGAACTCGGCGGCTACGGGTAAAAGGGTTTTTAGGTCAATAAAACATTATGATCTTGATATTTCCCGAGCCGCATTTGTGGAGGGAAAGTCGCCATTTGAGTATATCCCGGCATTTAACGCATCATTATTTTTATCGGCAAACGAGGAAGATGTTCAAAATGCAATTGACGCTGGTTATCCTGGTGGATTGGTTTTACCTAGCAAGAATATTAGTGATGATGAAAGCGATGAACTAAGAATTGCATTCGACTTTGACGGAGTTATCGCTGATGACGAAGCCGAGGCAGTATTCAAGGGGGGAGACCTTCCAGAGTTTCACGCTTATGAGGTGGCAAATTCTGAAATACCTCACAAGCCCGGGCCATTAGCAGATCTTTTTAAAAAGCTCGCTTTCCTCCAAAAACTTGAAGATCGTGAAATAGAAAGAGATCGGGATTATAAACGGGTTCTAACTACCGCAATCGTTACGGCTAGAAATGCACCAGCTCATGAGCGTGTTATCACAACCCTTGAGGACTGGGGTGTAAGTGCAAATGAGATGTTTTTTCTAGGAGGAATGGAAAAAAATAGGATATTGTCGAAGCTGAAGCCTCATATGTTTTTTGATGACCAGAGAAGCCATTTGGAATCAAAAGCAGGTGATATTCCAATGGTACACATACCATTTGGTATCGCGAACAAATAAACTGAGCAAGCGAAGGCACCGGCAGCTAACGCTGCGTGTTGCTTTGGGAGTTAATGACCGCTGAGCGTCGTTAGCCACCCCAGCAACAGACACAAAGATACAAAAAAACGCCGCATTGAGCGGCGTTTTTCATTGGGGCAAAGCGGCTTAGCCGTCGGCTGTGATTTTGTCGATGAGTTGTTGCAGGCTTGCTTCGGCTTTGTCGTTTTCAACTTGGCAGGTGCCGGCTGCGTGGTGTCCGCCGCCGCCGTATTGCAGCATCAGTTCGCCGACGTTGGTTTTGGAGCTGCGATCGAAGATCGACTTACCGGTGGCGAATACGGTGTTTTGCTGTTTCAGGCCCCAGAGTACGTGGATGGAGATGTTGCACTCAGGGAACATGGCGTAGATCACGAAGCGGTTGCCGGCGTAGATGACCTCTTCGTTGCGCAGGTCGAGGACGACCAGATTGCCGTGTACGGTGGCGCAGCGTTTGATCTGGTCTTTGAATTTCACTTCCTGTTCAAAGTAGAGTTCTACACGCTCCTGTACATCCGGCAGTTGCAGGATCTCTTCGATGCTGTGGTTTTTACAGTAATCGATCAGATCCATCATCAGGTTGTAGTTGGAGATGCGGAACTCGCGGAAACGGCCCAGACCGGTTCGAGCATCCATCAGGAAGTTGAGCAGTTCCCAGTTTTTCGGGTTCAGCACTTCTTCGCGGTTGTACTGGGCGGAGTCGCCTTTGTCGACCGCCTCCATCATCTCATCCCACTCGGCCGGGAAGGCATCGTGGCCGCCGTAGTGGCGCCATACCACACGTGCCGCTGAGGGTGCGTCCGGGTCGATAATATGGTTGTCAGGCTGGCCGCTGTTACGCAGGGTTTCAGACAGGTGGTGGTCGAACACCAGATGGGCACTGGCTACGTAGGGCAGGTTGGTGGTGATATCGGCAGATGTGATGTCGATCGAGCCATCCTGCATATCCTTGGGATGGACAAACTTGATGTCGTCGATCAGATCAAGGTGTTTCAATAAGACCGCACACACCAGGCCATCAAAGTCGCTTCGGGTAACCAGGCGGAATTTTTCTACTGACATACATCTATTCCTTTAATTCTGAATTCTGAGGGTCTTCCAGCGCTACTGCATAGATAGAAAAGTATAGTAGAGAGAGGACAAGGGCAAGGGCAATTGACCGGTGACAATGGATGGTCTGATTCAGTGGCGTCGTGCGGGCACAGAAAAGGTGCAGGGCGCGCGGGCCCTGCCTCTGGTTACTTCAGTTTGATGGCAAAATGCTTAAAGATTTTTTGTTTAATCTCCCAGGTGCCAACAAAGTCCGCTTCCAGCATCAGCGCATCGCCGGCTTTGATGGTTTTGGGCTCGCCGCCATCGGGGGTGATGACCGCTTCACCTTCAATAATATGGATAAACTCCCAACTGGCGTAGGTGGCATGGTAGGTGCCGGGGGTGGCTTCCCAGCAACCGGTGATCATCGATTCGTCGGGGCTGGTGTACTCAATCCAGGTTTTCATGCCGGGGTTACCGGCGATGACTTTCCAGCCATCCAGATCGGCAGTCATGGGTTCAACAGAACAGTCTGTCATTGTGGTGAGTGTAGTCATTAGGTTCAGTGCTCCTGAAAGTAAACGCTCCCGCCGGGTGACGGGAGCGTGAGGCATTTAACCGGCTGCGGAAATTTCGCTTTTATCGGAGAGGTAGGCTTCCAGTGAGTCGTCCAGCGCATCGATCCATGGCGTGTGGTGCGGTGGCGACATGGTGCCGGTCATCAGTGAGCGGTAGGAGTGATCACGGAAGGTCATAATGTTTTCCTTCTTGTGATGTTTCCACTCAAGGAAGGTCTGGTTAACGGCGGCGATATCGAAGCTCGGGTAATCGGTGGCATCAATCAGTTCCTGAATGTAATCACCCTGATAGGTGTACATCTCTTCCGCGGTTTCCAGCTCCAGTTCACGTTCGCGCCACTGCATGCTGTGAGCGGTCATCTCGGCTTTGGTCTCGGGTAATTGAATCCGGCCGAGGATGATGTCGCGCACATACCAGGCCTGAGCATCAAACATGTTGAAGGTGTACCACTGATCCTGCATGCCCAGATAGAACAGTTTAGGGTTGTGCTCCCAGACTACCCCTTTGTAGAGGTCGAGCGGCCAGAGGCGGTTATCGGTCTTCAGGCGCAGGCTCTCGTCAAGGAACGGGAAGTGGTGCAAGTAACCGGTGCAGAGAATGATGGCGTCGACTTTGCGGCTGGTGCCATCGGCAAAGTAGGCGGTGTCGGTATCCACCCGCAGCAGGTTGGGTTTTTCATCCCAGTTTTCCGGCCATTTGTAGCCCATCGGGCTGCTGCGATAACAGCTGATCAGGCTGCGTGCGCCGTATTTATAACACTGGGAACCGATATCTTCCGCCGAATAGCTGCTGCCAACCAGCAACACGTCTTTATCTTTAAACTCCAGCGCATCGCGGAAATCATGGGCATGCAGAATGCGCCCGCCAAAGCCTTCGAAGCCTTCAAAGTAAGGGACGTTGGGGGTGGAGAAGTGGCCGGAGGCGCAGATAACGTAATCAAACTCTTCGGCGTATACGGTGTCGTTGCTGTGATCGTGTACGGTTACGGTGAACATCTCAGTGTCGGCATCGTACTCCACATTTCGCACCGGGGTGTTGAAGCGGATGTAATCGCGGACACCGGCTTTCTCTACCCGGCCCTTGATGTAATCCCAGAGCACTTCGCGAGGCGGGTAGGAGGCGATCGGTTTACCGAAATGTTCATCGAAACTGTAATCTGCAAACTCCAGACACTCTTTAGGTCCGTTGGACCAGAGGTAGCGGTACATGCTGCAATGAACCGGTTCGCCGTTTTCATCCAGCCCGGTGCGCCAGGTATAGTTCCACAGGCCGCCCCAGTCCGATTGTTTTTCAAAGCAGACCAGTTCAGGAATTTCAGCGCCTTTAGCCTGGGCTGACTGGAAAGCGCGCAGTTGAGCAAGCCCGCTGGGGCCGGCACCGATAATCGCGATACGTGTAGTCATAGGTCACTCCATAATTGTTTTTCTAAATCAATCAGGAAGCTGCGTATAGCAGCGTTATGACCTAACGGTAGAGGGCTTTACCCGGTAGAAAAATTCCCATGATTGGGTAAGCAAAACGGGGTAATCCGGTTACCCCGGGCTTAATGACACTCCAGAATGATGCCTTCAACGCCAAGCACCATGCCGCTTTCAGAGTAGAGGCCGCAGCCTTTATCACGCACCCGGATCTGTACCCCGTCTGCTCGGGTCAGGCGATATTCCAGATCAAAACTCTGTTGTGATTGCAGCGCGGCCTGTACCGCTTCCCAGACATAATCGGCATCGTTCGGGTGAATCATGGAACCGAGGCTGATCTGAGACTGATTCAGCAGGCTTTCTGCCGGGTAGCCGGTGAGCAGTTCGCAGCCGCTGCTGACATATTCCATAGTCCAACTGGCGTTATTACGTGAGCGATAGAGCATCGCCGGGAGACGATCGACCAGGCTCTGCAGGCTGCGGTGGCTGGCATCACGGGTCTGCTCATTACGTACCTGAGGCGTTATATCGCAAAGGGTGGCTGATAGAGGGTAGGGCTCAGGCGGGTTGATGGGTTGTAAGCGCATTTCGCACCAGCGTATCTCGCCGGAATGATGCAGCAGGCGCAGCCAGCCCGGGCCGGGGACTGTTCGGGTATCTGCGGTAAACAGCCGGTTCCAGAGGGGAATGTCTTCAGGGTGGAGAAAATCGGCAAAGGTACGCTGCAGTGTGTCGTTGCGCGGGTAGCCGGTAATCCTTTCCCAACTGGCATTAACGCTGCTGATCTGCTGCGCGTGGTCGATTACCATCACCACATCACTGAGACTGTCCAGCAGGGTTTGCAGTTGGCTGCTGTCCTCTGCCGGAACTTTTCTGCCGGGCCACTTAAGCAGGTTCATAATGAGTCTCCTCAGTTCAACTGGTCTTGCGGCAGGTTCTGGTGTGCCCAGGCTGCCAGCTCCAGTCGGGAGTGCATGTTCAGTTTGCGCAGCAGGTTCTTTACGTACACCTTAACGGTGCCGTCACTGATGCCCAGTTCGCGGGCGATCAGTTTATTGTTGAGTCCCCGGGCGATCAGGAACAGGGTTTCCCGCTCGCGCTCAGTCATCTCTTCAAACACGGCGTTCTTCTGGCTCGATTCTTCGGCGTGGTGCTGCCGTATATGGGTGGCAATTGAGGTAATGGCATCGGCATTGAGCGCAGTCTTGCCCTCGGCAACGGCGAGCAGGTGGTCGAGAATCTCATCCGGTGGGGTATCTTTCTGCAGGTAGCCATTGGCACCAAAGCGCAGCGCTTCGAGCAGCTTATCCTGATCATTGCAGGCGGTGATAATAATGATTTTAAGGTCGTCGTCGCATTCGCGGATCTGCTGCAATAGTTCCAGACCGGTCTGATCCGGCATCTGCAGATCCAGCAGGAGGATATCCGGGTCATCCGTTTGCAGATTGTCCAGCAGGCTGAAGCCATTGTCATATTCGGCGGTGACGCGCATCTGGTCACTGTCGTTTACCAGCTCAACCACACCACGGCGGAAAAGAGGGTGGTCATCCACCACTACAATCGAGATCGGCTTGTCACTCATTTTCCTCTCCAGCATCTAAATTCAGTAAGGTCCGGGTGCCGCCGCCGGGACGGGGTTCTATGCGCAGTTCGGCATTTATCCGTTCGGCCCGTTCATGCATGATCTGGATGCCGAAGCTGTCGTTACGGGCGGCATCAGGGTTAATGCCCTGTCCGTTGTCTTCGATCAGAATCTGCAGATAACGGTTGTTACGCAGCGTCATGCTGACCCGGGCGTGAGAAGCGTGGGAGTGGCGGACTATATTGCTCAGGCTCTCGCGGATGATATAAAGCACCTGCATCGACTGTCTGGCCGTCAGCAGGTTCAGTTGTACCCGGTTGTCCAGTTCAAAGACGATCCCCGATTGCTGTTCAAACTCGCGAATCGAGTTGATCACCCCTTCAGACAGGCTTTCCGATTGCAGGGTCAGGCGGGAGGAGGTGATCAGCTCCCGCGCCTGACGGTAAGCGCAGTGGGTGTAGGCGGCCAGATCTTCGGTAATCGGTTTCAGCTCCGCATAGTCGGGCTGCTGGCAGAGTTTATCGAGCCGGGCGCTTTTCAGGCGCAGATAGCCGAGTACCTGAGCCAGAGAGTCGTGCAGTTCGGCTGCGTAAATGGCGCGTTCGGCTTTAAGTGCCGCCTGAACTTTTTCTTCACGCTGATACCAGGCGCCAATC encodes the following:
- a CDS encoding 5'-nucleotidase, translating into MPYPIERKLVVAVSSSALFNLSESHSVFVEQGPNAYKKFQEENLDKVLEKGVAFPFIKKFLKINQRFPEKLPVEVVLLSRNSAATGKRVFRSIKHYDLDISRAAFVEGKSPFEYIPAFNASLFLSANEEDVQNAIDAGYPGGLVLPSKNISDDESDELRIAFDFDGVIADDEAEAVFKGGDLPEFHAYEVANSEIPHKPGPLADLFKKLAFLQKLEDREIERDRDYKRVLTTAIVTARNAPAHERVITTLEDWGVSANEMFFLGGMEKNRILSKLKPHMFFDDQRSHLESKAGDIPMVHIPFGIANK
- a CDS encoding exopolyphosphatase; translated protein: MSVEKFRLVTRSDFDGLVCAVLLKHLDLIDDIKFVHPKDMQDGSIDITSADITTNLPYVASAHLVFDHHLSETLRNSGQPDNHIIDPDAPSAARVVWRHYGGHDAFPAEWDEMMEAVDKGDSAQYNREEVLNPKNWELLNFLMDARTGLGRFREFRISNYNLMMDLIDYCKNHSIEEILQLPDVQERVELYFEQEVKFKDQIKRCATVHGNLVVLDLRNEEVIYAGNRFVIYAMFPECNISIHVLWGLKQQNTVFATGKSIFDRSSKTNVGELMLQYGGGGHHAAGTCQVENDKAEASLQQLIDKITADG
- a CDS encoding cupin domain-containing protein, which gives rise to MTTLTTMTDCSVEPMTADLDGWKVIAGNPGMKTWIEYTSPDESMITGCWEATPGTYHATYASWEFIHIIEGEAVITPDGGEPKTIKAGDALMLEADFVGTWEIKQKIFKHFAIKLK
- a CDS encoding NAD(P)-binding domain-containing protein; amino-acid sequence: MTTRIAIIGAGPSGLAQLRAFQSAQAKGAEIPELVCFEKQSDWGGLWNYTWRTGLDENGEPVHCSMYRYLWSNGPKECLEFADYSFDEHFGKPIASYPPREVLWDYIKGRVEKAGVRDYIRFNTPVRNVEYDADTEMFTVTVHDHSNDTVYAEEFDYVICASGHFSTPNVPYFEGFEGFGGRILHAHDFRDALEFKDKDVLLVGSSYSAEDIGSQCYKYGARSLISCYRSSPMGYKWPENWDEKPNLLRVDTDTAYFADGTSRKVDAIILCTGYLHHFPFLDESLRLKTDNRLWPLDLYKGVVWEHNPKLFYLGMQDQWYTFNMFDAQAWYVRDIILGRIQLPETKAEMTAHSMQWRERELELETAEEMYTYQGDYIQELIDATDYPSFDIAAVNQTFLEWKHHKKENIMTFRDHSYRSLMTGTMSPPHHTPWIDALDDSLEAYLSDKSEISAAG
- a CDS encoding PAS domain-containing protein, with the protein product MNLLKWPGRKVPAEDSSQLQTLLDSLSDVVMVIDHAQQISSVNASWERITGYPRNDTLQRTFADFLHPEDIPLWNRLFTADTRTVPGPGWLRLLHHSGEIRWCEMRLQPINPPEPYPLSATLCDITPQVRNEQTRDASHRSLQSLVDRLPAMLYRSRNNASWTMEYVSSGCELLTGYPAESLLNQSQISLGSMIHPNDADYVWEAVQAALQSQQSFDLEYRLTRADGVQIRVRDKGCGLYSESGMVLGVEGIILECH
- a CDS encoding response regulator; this encodes MSDKPISIVVVDDHPLFRRGVVELVNDSDQMRVTAEYDNGFSLLDNLQTDDPDILLLDLQMPDQTGLELLQQIRECDDDLKIIIITACNDQDKLLEALRFGANGYLQKDTPPDEILDHLLAVAEGKTALNADAITSIATHIRQHHAEESSQKNAVFEEMTERERETLFLIARGLNNKLIARELGISDGTVKVYVKNLLRKLNMHSRLELAAWAHQNLPQDQLN
- a CDS encoding sensor histidine kinase yields the protein MKTAEQVLTSSNAVNVPLTGDNRKMGINFRSWPGIAGLFGLSRSQPTGSPAAQESTLDDLAFELATANEISETLPGVIRRCQQQLQQRLPAQPDARLLVLFSNSLTAESFLHHADEQPPAARLIQQLHRTFTLSKTTPATRFKLPLQDSELTVDPQPLLKTGNQEIWLLYTFRGEAPGEQQLIWRTSPIEQALKRGIGAWYQREEKVQAALKAERAIYAAELHDSLAQVLGYLRLKSARLDKLCQQPDYAELKPITEDLAAYTHCAYRQARELITSSRLTLQSESLSEGVINSIREFEQQSGIVFELDNRVQLNLLTARQSMQVLYIIRESLSNIVRHSHASHARVSMTLRNNRYLQILIEDNGQGINPDAARNDSFGIQIMHERAERINAELRIEPRPGGGTRTLLNLDAGEENE